The Alphaproteobacteria bacterium genome includes a window with the following:
- a CDS encoding DUF2061 domain-containing protein codes for MLKTVTFAVVHFTVAFTVGYLITGSFVLASAVALVEPMVNTVAYYFHELAWNRWGGKVRAAVNVQPERALSGR; via the coding sequence ATGTTGAAGACCGTCACCTTCGCCGTCGTCCACTTCACCGTCGCCTTCACGGTGGGTTACCTGATCACCGGCAGCTTCGTGCTGGCCTCGGCCGTCGCGCTGGTCGAGCCGATGGTGAACACCGTGGCCTATTATTTTCACGAACTCGCGTGGAACCGCTGGGGCGGTAAGGTCCGCGCCGCGGTCAACGTGCAGCCGGAACGCGCGTTGTCCGGACGCTGA
- a CDS encoding uracil-DNA glycosylase — MSFAEPSRDCPFCPRLVGLRNELRAKFPTWSNAPVPSFGPIDAKLLIVGLAPGLKGANRTGRPFTGDYAGDLLYATLKKFGLAKGEFVADREDRAWVPDTLALTGVRIANAVRCLPPENKPTPKEAATCRPFLVAELADMKNLRAIVALGRVAHDAALAALGRKASAAKFAHGAQHDLGGGRVLADSYHCSRYNTNTGRLTPAMFEAVFAALLPKLG, encoded by the coding sequence GTGAGCTTCGCCGAACCTTCGCGCGACTGCCCGTTCTGCCCGCGCCTTGTCGGCTTGCGGAACGAACTTCGCGCGAAGTTTCCGACATGGTCGAACGCGCCGGTCCCCAGCTTCGGGCCGATCGACGCCAAGCTGTTGATCGTCGGTCTCGCCCCCGGCTTGAAGGGAGCGAACCGCACGGGCCGCCCCTTCACCGGCGATTACGCGGGCGATCTGCTTTACGCGACGCTGAAGAAATTCGGCCTCGCGAAGGGCGAATTCGTCGCCGATCGCGAAGACCGCGCCTGGGTCCCCGATACGCTGGCGCTGACGGGCGTGCGCATCGCCAACGCGGTGCGCTGCCTGCCGCCGGAAAACAAACCGACACCGAAGGAAGCCGCGACGTGCCGCCCCTTCCTCGTCGCCGAACTCGCCGACATGAAGAATTTGCGCGCCATCGTGGCGCTGGGTCGCGTTGCCCATGATGCCGCCCTTGCGGCGCTGGGCCGCAAAGCGTCGGCCGCCAAATTCGCGCATGGCGCGCAGCACGATCTGGGCGGCGGCCGCGTGCTGGCCGACAGCTATCATTGCTCGCGCTACAACACCAATACCGGCCGCCTGACGCCCGCGATGTTCGAAGCGGTCTTCGCCGCGTTGCTACCGAAACTGGGCTGA
- a CDS encoding 4-hydroxy-tetrahydrodipicolinate synthase: MFKGSFVALITPFRNGQVDERAFKKLVEWQIRQGTHGLVPCGTTGESPTLSHEEHQAVIEMCVAAAKGRVPVMAGTGSNSTDEAISLTKHAEQVGCDAALVVTPYYNKPSQEGLYRHYAAIAKSVKIPIFIYNIPGRCAVDMSVETMGRLARIKNIVGVKDATGDLTRPGLQRLACGPDFVQLDGDDGTALAFNATGGVGCISVTGNIAPKLVSKMQVASLKGDTKTALKLQDKLMPLHKALFAETSPGPVKYAGSLLGICTDEVRLPLGPIMDSTKEKVRAALKGAGLL, encoded by the coding sequence ATGTTCAAGGGTTCGTTCGTCGCCCTCATCACGCCGTTTCGTAACGGACAGGTGGACGAGCGCGCCTTTAAAAAACTGGTGGAGTGGCAGATCCGGCAAGGCACGCATGGCCTCGTACCCTGCGGCACGACGGGCGAATCGCCCACGCTGAGCCATGAAGAGCATCAAGCGGTGATCGAGATGTGCGTCGCCGCCGCCAAGGGCCGCGTGCCCGTGATGGCGGGGACGGGCTCGAACTCGACCGACGAGGCGATCAGCCTAACCAAGCATGCCGAGCAAGTCGGCTGCGACGCGGCGCTCGTCGTGACGCCTTACTACAACAAGCCGTCGCAGGAAGGCCTTTACCGCCACTACGCGGCGATCGCCAAGTCGGTGAAGATTCCGATCTTCATCTACAACATCCCCGGCCGCTGCGCGGTCGACATGTCGGTCGAAACGATGGGCCGCCTCGCGCGCATCAAGAACATCGTCGGCGTCAAGGACGCGACGGGCGACCTCACGCGCCCCGGCTTGCAGCGTTTGGCCTGCGGCCCGGATTTCGTCCAGCTCGACGGCGACGACGGCACCGCGTTGGCCTTCAACGCGACCGGCGGTGTGGGCTGTATCTCCGTCACCGGCAATATCGCGCCCAAGCTCGTGTCGAAGATGCAGGTCGCCTCGCTGAAGGGCGACACCAAGACCGCGCTGAAGCTGCAGGACAAGTTGATGCCGCTCCACAAGGCGCTGTTCGCCGAAACCTCGCCGGGCCCGGTGAAATATGCGGGCTCGCTGCTGGGCATTTGCACCGACGAGGTGCGCCTGCCGCTCGGCCCCATCATGGATTCGACGAAGGAAAAGGTCCGCGCCGCGCTGAAAGGCGCCGGCCTCCTTTAA
- the smpB gene encoding SsrA-binding protein SmpB produces MPAPEQTRKVAATNRRARHDYTIESTLEAGLVLVGTEVKSLRVGGASLMDAHAATRDGELWLLEAHIPEYKSGNQFNHEPKRARKLLVAKKEMQKLAGAISRDGMTLVPLQLYFNGRGIAKVELGLAKGRKKADKREAIATRDWKRDQARLLSRRNR; encoded by the coding sequence ATGCCCGCGCCCGAGCAAACCCGCAAGGTCGCGGCCACCAATCGGCGCGCGCGCCACGATTACACGATCGAGTCGACGCTCGAGGCGGGCCTCGTGCTCGTGGGCACGGAAGTGAAATCGTTGCGCGTGGGCGGGGCGTCGCTGATGGATGCGCACGCCGCGACGCGCGACGGCGAGCTGTGGCTGCTCGAAGCGCATATCCCGGAATACAAATCCGGGAACCAATTCAATCACGAGCCCAAGCGCGCGCGTAAACTGCTCGTCGCGAAAAAGGAAATGCAAAAGCTCGCCGGGGCGATCTCGCGCGACGGCATGACGCTCGTCCCCTTGCAGCTCTATTTCAACGGGCGCGGCATCGCGAAGGTCGAATTGGGCCTCGCCAAGGGCCGCAAGAAAGCCGACAAGCGCGAGGCGATCGCCACGCGCGATTGGAAACGCGATCAGGCCCGCCTGCTGTCGCGGCGCAATCGGTAG
- a CDS encoding GNAT family N-acetyltransferase produces the protein MRAYMPAGLYAPNTAVLQDGDLTLRPLVPEDGRHFEALLAGDEAGIAMTSHLPYPLSAQQAREWIVLRTGPGGHVFAVLDAQGRFLGSMGFGGPKDGVPGFGYWIGKAFRNQGIATRAGKLCVAHARSLGVRRMVAETFPGNEASYKVLRKLGFRDAGPVDRFYPLRGGARTLNLHILEIV, from the coding sequence ATGCGCGCGTATATGCCCGCCGGACTCTACGCGCCCAACACGGCCGTGTTGCAGGACGGCGATTTGACGCTGCGCCCGCTGGTCCCCGAAGACGGCCGCCATTTCGAAGCGCTGCTGGCGGGCGACGAGGCGGGGATCGCGATGACCTCGCATCTGCCCTATCCCTTGTCGGCGCAGCAGGCGCGCGAATGGATCGTGTTGCGCACCGGTCCCGGCGGGCATGTCTTCGCCGTGCTCGATGCGCAAGGCCGGTTCTTGGGCTCGATGGGCTTCGGCGGTCCGAAGGACGGCGTGCCCGGCTTCGGCTATTGGATCGGCAAGGCGTTCCGTAACCAGGGTATTGCGACGCGCGCGGGCAAGCTGTGCGTGGCGCATGCGCGCAGCCTGGGCGTGCGAAGGATGGTCGCGGAGACGTTTCCGGGCAACGAAGCGTCCTACAAGGTCTTGCGCAAGCTGGGCTTCAGGGACGCGGGGCCCGTCGACCGTTTCTATCCTTTGCGCGGCGGCGCCCGGACGCTAAACTTGCATATCCTCGAGATCGTTTAG